tgttcggtgtaggtgaccgcatcacggatcacgttctccaggaataccttcagcacgccacgagtttcctcgtaaatcaggccagagatacgcttcactcctccacggcgggccagacgacggatagctggcttggtgattccctggatgttatcgcgcagcactttgcgatgacgcttggctcctcctttgcccagacctttgcctccctttccgcgtccagtcattttgatccgtaaggttcaggttcacaatgcacaataaatgctctcggcgcgagaccgcgccattatatacactttaggccacaccaacacatgcgtaccttctgtcgtacgctcgctgcgaggaagtgtgcatgtgtgcaggccgagcgatcttataaaaggggcgtcggaagtcgtgaaactctatttcagaagccacttcgcatcgagaaagacacgctcacgtcccgctaccctcagccaacagtgtacaatggcccgtacgaagcaaactgcccgtaaatcgaccggaggcaaggccccgcgcaagcagctggccaccaaggccgctcgcaagagtgctccggccaccggaggagtgaagaagccgcatcgttaccgtccgggaaccgtagccctgcgtgaaatccgtcgctaccagaagtcgaccgagctgctcatccgcaagctgcccttccagcgtctggttcgtgaaattgcgcaagacttcaagaccgacctgcgtttccagagctcggccgtgatggccctgcaggaagccagcgaggcgtaccttgtcggcctgttcgaggataccaacctgtgcgccatccacgcgaagcgcgtcaccatcatgccgaaagacatccagctggcccgtcgcatccgtggagagcgtgcctaagtcgtcgctgtccctcgagcggcagtctcgccccaaacaaaaacggtccttctcaggaccaccagaaatgttgagcaaaagagtaatgttgaaatcatcctccttccaatcatgtcgattcattttgttggttagaaaaatgttgcatggagtactcgatgcgcgcgtgttgttggcatgggagcctagaaaatagctttgcttggttgagtggtacgcgacgccacaccaacaaggtacccgtgtgaagcgatcgccatggatatgaaattctattttcaggtcaagccaggaagtcatgattgccatcaatgtttaccacaatgcagcaattctccgatgtacgctaatgtttcaaaactgatagttcataattgtttgtacgaaaacgtttgatcattattctgcactgcattcatcacaaacatatatgcatggagtacatacaaacatgaataatattcatcaaacacaagtcaatgtctcaggcaagcaaaaggatgagtaaatgaacgatacaaaatgctgctctccgttggagaaacccaggatagaaaatcatcatcctttctcgctttggtaggtttactttttgcttagatagagcgagatagacgattttgttacctgggaacgctaggaaatgccccgtaagtggctgtctaccgcgattctattgcgcaacttgaatattgtgcgactggaattagttggtaacatttgatgatggagagttgggttgggacaaattcttttcgacagatgcgtattgtggtcctgaaaaggaccggttggttggatggatagatggatgagcttcccccgtccgtcgagaattacttcgagctggtgtacttggtaactgccttagttccttcggagacggcgtgcttggccagctcaccgggcagcagcaggcggacggcggtttggatttcgcgggacgtgatcgtcgagcgcttgttgtagtgcgccaggcgggacgcttcggcagcgatgcgctcaaagatgtcgttcacgaaactgttcatgatgctcatcgccttcgaggaaataccggtgtccgggtggacctgcttcaacaccttgtagatgtagatagcgtagctctccttgcgggtcttccttttcttcttcttgtccgacttggagatgtttttctgggccttgccagacttcttcgcagcctttccactggttttcggtgccatttcgctagcttacgacgggtacgatgccaactgtcggagagtagaaacgcgtttgataccgatccaatcgcttcattcggcttttatttggaactgaggtgacaggcgcgcaaccagagaggagattgccgacgttttctctcccggtatataagccgagaaacgggcgcgttttctggcacaagcgaacaagttacgaagcatcgcacattgccagcgtcgcgctctcaacgaactcaactgaaacccaagccttcatcatgtctggccgtggaaagggaggaaaagtgaagggaaaggcaaagtcccgctcgaaccgtgctggtctgcagttcccagttggccgtatccatcgtctgctgcgcaaaggcaactatgccgagcgtgtcggtgccggcgcaccagtgtatctggctgccgtgatggagtacctggccgctgaagtgttggaattggcaggaaacgctgcacgagacaacaagaagacgcgcatcatcccgcgtcatctgcagctggccatccgcaacgacgaggaattgaacaagctgctgtccggtgtgaccatcgcccagggtggtgtgctgcccaacattcaggccgtgctgctgccgaagaagaccgaaaagaaggcctaagctcactagccagccaccagctgctccaccaaaaaccgtccttttcagggcgacaaatcgtattgctaaagaatatgttgaatcattcctgttccctccctaaccgtaccttcgaaaatccgcatggagaacgctcaagtatcccacccagcctgccagcctgtctcaggtaacgcatgcgcgatgaagtagaagctgacacatagcctcattaacctgatccgcatccgcctgaccttcagtgcagggtgcagccaaaacatcccataaaaattaaaatagcaaaccttgtacaggtaggaactaaccctcccacacggacaggactgaggatatgaggctttcttaattaaacaaattctacgctgtttctcgacccgaccgactgcacatgtatttccattccatgtaatctttttgataaaagactcggcgaataggcgccaaaacgggttcggcaatcctctacacgtcaagcagcggcctggttgggacatacaagtttagttcggtagtcccgcaacaaataatttcttcttcttcccaggcattacaacctcgagcggtcttggcttgccatttctggctttctgtgacttgattgtacccgtagcaaagtagtcagaacgttgtacgcccctaggcggtctggatgggatttacaccccggtcctattgtgtgtacccggagccaatttcgctggttcagcgactcgatgcccaaatcgtatcttgaaatgtttcaaatttgccccaaaagaaatgtagttttatttttatcttatgctagttttgttttcttcccattcgcattcccatcccgcattccagggatcagctttgcccgtgaacaacacaacacacatggtttggtctgataaaagtacacagttttgcgattgtgtcgaaggatcgaataaaattgcgtcacaaacttcaccaaccaccacccagaagagttgtgattttttcacaactacccccacgggggactaaaaacgacggcggcggtggcaaaaggagtgccaatgggagtgatctggttgtttgtacaacgcgtacgtcggtgccatcactggtgccggtacaataatattacaatgtgcatgttcataggcgacgacatagtttaaaaaacgatgacacttatcgtctgaaaccgtcgtcgttggtctaaataaacgcgtcctcaaggggaaaatgcgcgcacgcattaaacgtcgggtaaaaggtcgggcgcgtcattttgtttttatgtggagtttctgttttccagtcgtttaagcaatgtgtggcgcttgggcagcaccgatcgagttaaggagcagtagagcatcctgatggagattgcatacgcgatgggcgcaaacacttatactgaaatgattctatcctgttaataatatgttgttgtgaacgagtccacatgaggctttcgaattctaggatcggccggacaattgtacagtactgagatttcgcacttaatctgtgcgaagcaggccttggtcacgaactgcatttgtgcgggcaacagagaaatcagctattttataagatagcatatctcgagacgcatgagcgtagcgaaagcttcgccagagaaatcacacaaaaagagagcgtttctaccaacacttcgtaacgtttctctcgatccttgcgtgtgcgacggcaggcttttcaatgctgcttttttgtgacactatacatatgtttgattttcactgatcacaatcgggaagggacctgcgcgtgttgctcgtctcacttcatggacagttccgtacgttgctacgaaattaaaaacaaacccctgtggtaccgtgtctcagcgtctgcactagatggcgtctctctttgagcatgcctgaacactggttctgttcgatattcgaatcaccgcaaacgaacaccaatgatcacttaaaataattctcaatattttcaaaccaaccatcgatcaaagttgtaaaatgtaggcattttaggcaacgctaacggattgtggtcctgaaaaggaccgttgagatgagctggcaacagctgtgttcgctggctggcggggtcgtcgggcttaacctccgaaaccgtacagagtgcgaccttgacgcttcagcgcgtacacgacgtccatcgctgtgacggtcttgcgcttggcgtgttcggtgtaggtgaccgcatcacggatcacgttctccaggaataccttcagcacgccacgagtttcctcgtaaatcaggccagagatacgcttcactcctccacggcgggccagacgacggatagctggcttggtgattccctggatgttatcgcgcagcactttgcgatgacgcttggctcctcctttgcccagacctttgcctccctttccgcgtccagtcattttgatccgtaaggttcaggttcacaatgcacaataaatgctctcggcgcgagaccgcgccattatatacactttaggccacaccaacacatgcgtaccctctgtcgtacgctcgccgcgaggaagtgtgcatgtgtgcaggccgagcgatcttataaaaggggcgtcggaagtcgtgaaactctatacATTCCGTGCCTGGACTTCGACCAGTGTGGTTATGCTGCCTGCGATTAGTGCCTGCTACTTGACTGTGCTTCTTGGTGTGCCCGTGTTGTGCTACTGTACCTGTGCTGTGATTCTCCGTGTATCGTATttgtacctgtgtgtgtgttcgtgtgctgcGCTTGTGCCTGTTCGTGAGTGTAGCCTCGTAGCCTGCTTCGGCTTCGACTTCGGCTATGCCGAAGCGTGGTAGAAGGAGGAGTAGGAAGCCAGACTCGGTAGGATCGAGCTCCGATTCGGCCGAGTCCAAGCGCTCGAGgagcgtggtttcttcctcttcggagGAATCTGACGATACGATGAGCGTGGACAGTACGGAGTCACGTTCATCCACCAGCGTGCAGGAGGATAACCTGGCACAATTTGTCACCGTAAACCGGCGACAACGGAAGGCAGTCCCGACAACGAAGCCTTCCACAACACCAGCTACGCCCGCTGTTCCTGCAGGGCGTACATCGGCTCCGGCTCCCGTATCGGCGGCAAAAATGCCTCCGATCACGGTGAAGTCACTCCCAGTAGCTGTCCTGCGTCCGGAACTGCAGGCTCGTGGAATCACACCAGAGTTCCGTATCTCCGGCGTAGGCACGTCAATCACCGTTCGATCTCCTGCTGAACAGCAGGAGGTCCTTAACTACCTGCAGCAGCGGAATGCGGAATATTTTTCGCATGACGCTAAAAACATGCGTCCCTTCAAGGCGGTGCTTCGTGGGCTTCCAGAAACGGACCTCGCGGAGATCGTTTGTGAACTGAAGGAAATCCACCAGCTCGACGTTTTGGAGGCGTTCGAGATCAAGCGCCGCGCAGAGGGCATTCAAACCAGGTTGTACCTGGTTCATTTCAAGCGAGGAACATGCTCGCTaaaaaagctggaggcagtacggtcaatccagcaagtcatcgtgcgatgggagccgtaccgcggagggaagaaaggcccgacgcaatgccatcgatgtcaggcttttgggcatggtactcgccattgccaaattaaacctcggtgtgccatctgcgcggcggagcatctctcggagcagtgtccatcgggttcgggcacagtaaagtgctcgaactgtggtgctgctcatcgcgccgatgatccgtcgtgtccaaagcgggccaaatacattgagattcgtcagcgcgccaacggtcgaaactctactcctccaccagccaaagctaacgtgtggcacgcgcttccaccgttagccaccatccaaaccacactcccacactccattcctcctccggtgttgcacactgctcccaaggccaaaagctttgcgcagattGTGTCAGCACCAACCACTCCGAGCGTCCGACCTACGGCAGCGCGCACCCCACAACCTAACCCAACAGTACCACAACCTAaaccaacttcttcttcttctttgcaatCCACAGCACCGAGATACAATCTTGCGAAGCGACTGCAGGACATCAAGAACGCTCCAGACACACCAGCTACAACACCAACCACAACTCCAGCCACAACTTCATCGGAAGACCTGTTTAGCCCGGAAGAGCTATTCGCTATATTTAGCAGAATGCTCCCGAAGATCCGCCTTTGCCGCAACAAGGGAGAACAAATCGCCGTTATCGGAGAACTATTGATGCTCCTTCACTGACCGGGCGCTGCGAGTCATCACATGGAATGCTCAGTCCGTCCGGACTAAGCAAATTCCACTCGGTGACTTCCTCGTCCGGCACAACATCGATGCAGCGCTAATAGTGGAAACATATCTCAAGCCTGAGATGAGTTTCTTCTTAGGCAACtacaccatccatcgtctggatcgcaccacctcccgaggcggcggtgttgccatagcgatccgacgtggaatccggcacacactactcccgcactacaacaccaccaccatagaagCAATAGGCGTCCAGCTCCATACCGACACCGGTCCACTGCAGCTTACGGCAGTCTACTGTCCGCGGCAGTGCACCCTGTCGCGGAGAGCTACGTTCCGACAAGAgctacacatcatcaccagcaatccggcccgttcactcattgggggtgatctcaacgccaggcaccagttgtggggcaacgtacggagcaacacaaatggaatcgccctggcggacctgttgcagcgtgggaatttcgtcgtgcagttccccgatgctccaacacacatccccaaccgaggtatccattcaataatagatattttcctttctaatttcatctgcagcaaaccccaaaccatcgatgagctgaactcagatcacttcccggtcttaacggaactgaatctgaatgcaacccgacatccacctctactgcgaaaggactactgccacaccgactgggctcgctttgggagaaccgtggaccagcttatcgacaacactgacgttggtcccgcgatacccgacgttgacgcagcaatcgcccggttcgagggtgccgtcaaagcagctgaagcggagtgcgtcccggagaggagtgtgcgtggtgagattctcgttctcgatgaccacacgcgatcactcatcaccagacgtaatatgctgaggcgacggtatcagcggactggggacttgttgctgaaacgccaggccacgcagcttatgcatatcatccgcgagcgagtacagacgatccgcaacaacagcttcgagcgtatggtccaaaggctacctccccatgcacccagcttctggaaaactgcaaaagtcctTCGCACCAAACCCAGACCAGTACCACCACTCACCATAGCCACGACCCAGACGGCATACACACCAGCAGAAAAGTCCGATGCACTTGCCCACCAGTTCGCCAGTGCTCACCAGATCGGTCTGTCGATGCCCAGTCCACATGAGTCATCTGTGGCTGCGACGATTGACCGACTCGTTGCGGTCGACCCACCCTTTCCACCCGAAGACCAAACCACCATAGCAGAAGTGAAGGCTGCAGTCAAGAGAATGAGGAACATGAAGGCGCCCGGCTTCGacggcatcttcaacattcttttgaaaaaactgcaaccaaaggcgctatcacttctggtaaatatctataaccgttgttttcaacttttctatttcccacagtcctggaagtgcgctaaggtgatcccgatcctgaagccagggaaggatccgacgctgcctgcaagctatcgacccatcagtctgctgagtgctcccggtaaactcttcgagagattggtttactggaggcttcgcgatgcagtcgacgagcggcaactcatcccagcggagcagttcggtttccggtccggccattcctccacactacagcttcttcggctcaagaacaccatccaaagaaacaaacgagtttccaaatccaccgctgtcgtcctgctggacatcgagaaggcgttcgacaacgtgtggcacaacgggctcatccacaagttatgcaggttcggggttccagctcacctggtgaacatcctgcacaactatctacaacagcggacgttccgggtcgtcgtctcctcaactgcctctggtgctgctacagtaccagccggtgttccgcagggcagcatattggggcctttgctctatttgctgtacactgcggacctgccgacccttcccgtcggtgcggacatgttcctgtttgcagacgacatggccatcgcgacgaagggtaggacgttggcagagttgagaagcggcgctcaacgttcgctgaccatcatcggacagtatgcttccagctggaagatcaaaatcaaccactccaagacccaggcgatgatcatcccccatcgcctgtcaaaacagctcatcattccccaaacccagcacatcaccatcgacagcatccggctgccgtggaagacgacggtgcgatacctcg
This region of Anopheles stephensi strain Indian unplaced genomic scaffold, UCI_ANSTEP_V1.0 ucontig428, whole genome shotgun sequence genomic DNA includes:
- the LOC118516993 gene encoding uncharacterized protein LOC118516993, which codes for MPKRGRRRSRKPDSVGSSSDSAESKRSRSVVSSSSEESDDTMSVDSTESRSSTSVQEDNLAQFVTVNRRQRKAVPTTKPSTTPATPAVPAGRTSAPAPVSAAKMPPITVKSLPVAVLRPELQARGITPEFRISGVGTSITVRSPAEQQEVLNYLQQRNAEYFSHDAKNMRPFKAVLRGLPETDLAEIVCELKEIHQLDVLEAFEIKRRAEGIQTRLYLVHFKRGTCSLKKLEAVRSIQQVIVRWEPYRGGKKGPTQCHRCQAFGHAPRYNLAKRLQDIKNAPDTPATTPTTTPATTSSEDLFSPEELFAIFSRMLPKIRLCRNKGEQIAVIGELLMLLH